A stretch of Chiloscyllium punctatum isolate Juve2018m chromosome 6, sChiPun1.3, whole genome shotgun sequence DNA encodes these proteins:
- the LOC140478514 gene encoding SLAM family member 5-like codes for MLVSVFHLFILCVTEISAISMTIINATTGEQVLFPVPIHCGAQYEVTFLSKSIIIAKLVSWGMKTFHKHTLYENRLQRHTNDSLVLQNVQINDTKLYEIQIECYNTVVMPMKETVFDLQVFEPVSKPSMTIYCSITSVNLSCSVSKGTNVTLYWEEQSLSGTIHRIYDGAKLVINYGHEQDQYKYKCVAQNPVSNATSDLQILEMCNGDISKVQRLTWTTRNFCASILLLALIVIAYICYKVIICDKRGRINN; via the exons ATGTTGGTTTCAG TGTTCCACTTATTTATACTGTGTGTGACAGAGATCTCAGCCATATCCATGACCATCATTAATGCAACTACGGGTGAACAGGTTTTATTTCCTGTGCCTATCCATTGTGGAGCTCAGTATGAAGTAACATTTCTATCAAAATCAATAATTATTGCTAAACTTGTTTCCTGGGGAATGAAGACATTTCACAAACATACATTGTATGAAAACAGATTGCAAAGACACACAAATGACTCTCTGGTACTGCAGAATGTGCAGATTAATGACACAAAACTGTATGAAATACAAATCGAATGCTATAATACAGTAGTGATGCCGATGAAGGAAACAGTATTTGATTTGCAAGTGTTTG AGCCAGTTTCAAAGCCTTCAATGACAATATATTGTTCAATTACAAGTGTCAACCTCAGCTGCTCCGTCTCCAAGGGAACAAATGTCACATTATACTGGGAAGAACAATCTTTGTCTGGAACCATCCATAGAATCTATGATGGAGCTAAATTGGTCATAAATTATGGCCATGAACAGGACCAATACAAGTACAAATGTGTAGCACAGAATCCAGTCAGCAATGCAACCAGTGACCTACAGATACTAGAGATGTGTAATGGCGATATTTCTAAAG TTCAGAGACTGACCTGGACAACTCGCAATTTTTGTGCATCAATATTGCTGTTAGCCTTGATTGTAATTGCATACATCTGCTACAAAGTGATCATCTGTGATAAAAGAGGCA GAATCAACAATTGA